One Zingiber officinale cultivar Zhangliang chromosome 10B, Zo_v1.1, whole genome shotgun sequence genomic window, AATGAATTTATATTATCGATTAATAATTTCAAGATGAAAAGTTACTGGTGTAGCGAATTTATTGTAAATGCACCTTTCTTTTGTTTAGCTAGCGTATTTAGTCCTTGTTAATCCTAACATACCAAGTTTATCATTTCATTGAAAGAAAATATTATGTAATATATTACAATTGGAAATTGAGCCgtgaatatttgaaaaactacATGGTCTCTCCATCGTCCGGGATGTACAAATGCACCTTAATATAGCAAAGTGGTTAGATTTAATAGTAGATTATATATTTGTTGTAAACACATAATTTTTTGGTAATTAATATTTTCGTATATCCATGATTAATTAATGTTGTAAATTTTATTGGTCAGAATTGATCAACTAGAAATTTCTATCTTTCAATTTTAAGGTATGCATGcacatgcatataattaatatataaatatgatattattaaaatattcttgtatatatgatTAGAAATTCTGATAATTTAATATTGGGTAATGCTAAATGGCTAGAATCTGACCACCCAGAATATATACATGCATGTGTATGCAtggatattttagtaatatcatatgtacATATTAATTACATGTATGTACATGCATGTATTATGATTATTAGATAAAAATTTCTAACTGGTCAGATTCTGATCAACAAAATTTACTCTTTAGTATTATCCTTTGCAATAGACGTTTGCTCCTGCATGTATATATTCTGACTGATCAACAATTTTGACAGTTTAGTATTACCCTTTGCAATAAACGTTTGCCCCGCTGGACAACACTCTTTTGTCGtaacatgattaataattagccGGAGCACCGAATGATGATTGAAGCCAGACTTCATGAACTTTGAAGTTCAAACTGCCAATAAATTGCGGTTCACTGATAACTCCAATCTCCACCATCCCTCCCCAAGTTCCAATGTCTGACCGTCGGTTTCAATTATCCCAAAATCAGAAGATAATAAATCAACAATGTTTAGTTTCAGAATTAAACCAAAGAAATTAATAGTGATTCCATCCCGTCGGCATTAGTTAAACCAGCGGCAAAAGAAAAGATCTACTAGGAATTATATTTATGACAAGACTGGAATAAGTAAAACCATATTGACGAGACCTCTAGCTCTTCATTTGCAGATGACAGAAAgatgtcaaatatcaaaaaggcaCGCACGCATTTTTTGGTCAACGTCAATCAAAGGGATATCGATATATGTTTACATTTCTCCTGTCCTCTCGTATCCGCCTTCCGCCATGCACCTTAATTCCCATGCAAGCCATCACCTCCTGGCTCATGCTCATTTGGTGACTACATAGCCCCAGCTCTACTCATCGGAACCACCGCTGCAAGCCCATCTCGGCCGATCGACATGGCCGcagcttccttccttccttctttctgaaatatataaaaaatcacGCGGAGTAAGGGGCGGATGTCTATTCCGTGTTCGGTGGCTCAGCGGAGGGGCTCGGGTGCCAGCTGAGATGTCGGACGGCTGTGATCGAGACGTCACGTCCGGGTGCGGGCCCCGCCGGCCTCTCCCCGTCAGTCAGATATGCCGGGGCACTCCGAGTTCGGTCGTTGAGTTCAGTCGACGCGGGCGGTCGCTGTCGTCCGGTGGGCCCCATCGTCTCCCGGGCATAATGGGCCCTCTCGAGATTCGCGCCCCAACCTTCCCTCGCGCGACAGGCTCTGACTTCGTTGGAAATTTTCAACACGAATGCAACCCCCAATGGATTCTCACGCCATCTGGTAAGCCTTTTCCGTCACAGCAGGCACCCGCGAAATACCCTCCCCGAAGGCCTGGGACCCGCAGGACGACAGCGATGGTGCAGCGTCGGTTTCTTCTAGAGGGGTGCGAGTGCAATTTCTTCTCACCGCTGTGATTTATACGATGGATTCCATAACGTGGGCGCCACGCTGTCGTTGGAAAGTCTAAATCGAGAGGGGAGTAATAATCAGAGTTGTGTCGGATCCCGTGGAAGGCGGAGAACTAGGTCCACTAATCTGAGCCAATGACCGTCTCGATCTCCTTCGCTTCTCCAGCACGATCGGTGCGGTTTCGTGTAGGGTTTGGCCATTTGCTCGCAGAATCTTAGGGACAGTGGATTTAATTATACGGATAACTACTGGCCTTGTCTAACCCGTGCTTTTGGAGAAACACGTAGGTTTAGCCTGACCTTGACAGAGAGACTACAGGAACAATAAGCAGGCAGTCTGTCTGTCACGGAGAGGGAAAGTGAGAGGGGGAAGGGAAGAAGGAGCAGTGCTGGAAGAACTGCATGAAAGAGAGCATAAAAAAGAATTCTGAGATCGGCCGGGGAGTCGAGGACGAGAGGGAGAAAAAGGAAggatgaaatgaaaaaaaatgcaTGGAATATAATATAACGAGAGAGAGTGAGACAGTGGTGGGCCCATCACCCATCCACCGCCTGCTTGGTTGTGTCATACCGTGGCGATCATCATCATCCATTTCATATCTCCTCTCGTCGTCCTTTAGACCAGCTACAGCGCTAACCCTAACTCGTCCCTCCTCTTCCGATCCTCCGCCCAAAACCACCTCTACAGAGCCACCACCCACCGTCGATGAACAAACACCGATCCGAGCTAAAAAATGGTGGAGAGTAAGTTGCACGTCTTCCAGCAATTCCATTTTAGCAGCTTTTGATTACTATAAAACGTTATTTTATATGCATAGATATCTTAGATAAGGTTGCAAGGAAAAGGAGAGACAAGACTCCGAATTCCTTTTCCTTTCAACCTCATCTTTTCCGCGCCTAGCACGCAGAGGCACTTAACTTATTTTTCTTAATCTCCAAACCTTCTTCGACTGCACTGTTCCATTTCCTGTGCGTTGTTACACCCATAAGCGAAGGGAACTTGCCAAGTAGCTACCTAGGGGGTCGTGATGGATCCAATTACGCACCATCTTCCTCCTCCCTTCCACACCCGGGAATTCCAACCCCTCCACCACTTTCAACAACTTGAACAGCAGCAGCTCAAGATGGAAGACGACGACAACGGCATCCCCAGGCTCCACCGAGGCAAGAAGCGCGATCTCGACGAAGAAATACGCGACAAAGGCGCGAACTCCAATTATAACGGTGGGGGCGGCGAATCCAAGGAGGTGCTCCCCACTACCTCAGCGGGGGAGGGCGGCGGCGAGATCATGCGCCGCCCCCGCGGCCGCCCAGCGGGGTCCAAGAACAAGGCGAAGCCTCCGATCGTCATCACGCGCGACAGCGCCAACGCGCTGCGGTCGCACGTGATGGAGGTCGCCGGGGGCTGTGACGTCGTGGAGAGCGTCTCTGAATTCGCGCGCCGCCGGCAGCGCGGCATCTGCGTGCTGAGCGGCGGCGGATCGGTGGTTAACGTCACTCTTCGGCAGCCCGGCACGGCCGGGAGTACGGTGGTGAATCTGCACGGCCGGTTCGAGATCCTGTCGATGTCGGGGTCGTTCCTCCCCCTGCCGGCTCCGCCAGCCGCGAGCGGCCTGGCGATCTACCTGGCGGGTGGGCAGGGGCAGGTGGTCGGCGGGACCGTGGTGGGGGCACTCATAGCGTCAGGCCCGGTCATCATAATGGCTGCCTCGTTTGGGAACGCGGCGTACGAGCGGCTGCcgctggaggaggaggaggaggcactGCAGGGGCAGCAACTGGGCGGTGGGCTGGGGTCGCCGGCCGCAATGATGGGGCAATCGCCGCCGCCTCACCAGCAGCAGTTACTTGACGGCAACCCCTCGCTTCTCCACGGACTTCCTGCGAACCTACTCAACAATGTGCAATTGCCTGCCGACCCCTACAGCTGGGCCACCggctgcggcggcggcggcggcagcgaCGGACGCCCAATCTTCTGATGACAGTACACATGCATTTTCGATCGTAATTAACTGAACTCGAATGGtagatcaaattaattaattaactagctTCTTGCTTCATCAGCTCCGAAGCTAATTTGTGAGAGAATGAAGCCTGAATGATATCTCATGTGTTCAggcttatcttcttcttcttcttcttcttcttcttcttcttcttcttcttcgtttcgGTTTCAACTACTGCATGCTTCTCGTGCCTGTTACTTTCAATTGGTTTCTGTTTCTAGCGTCTCCTCCTTTTGTCTGATCTGATTTGGACAATTACATTACTCCTTGTACATTATTATTCTATGAACGAACTTTGGAGTGATCATCTTCTTGATTTGATGCATGGTAATTaagcttaattaattttcaacttgTGGATAATATACACGCAATCAACAGGGGCTAATTACATATATATCTTATAGATCAGCAACGCGTTGCTTTAGCTCATCGTGTATGCAGTAGCTCCATGCACCTGGACATGTCGGAGATGGAAGAGAAGACAGTAAGTTAACTGAGAAAAGGACGTTGAACAATGTGTACTTTGGCGGTCTCCCCTGCCACTTCTTGAAGTCTTCATGCATCATTATGGTCTCTCATGCATGCCCTTTCATGAGACCGTTTAAAGCTATAGCTAGCTGCTCATTATGCCGATATTATTCTAATGGAGCAAGATGCTCATCGCATCTATATATGATATATCTCTGTGTACATTCGTGtggtatttttgaaattattagtAGATAGTCGACGACATATAACGTATTGCGAAGAGGGCCTAATTAATTCAGTGGAATGGAAGATGCATGTAAATCGGACATCTCCATAGATAGTCTTAATTACAACCGAGAGTTAATCATATAACTATGAATCTCAAGGTCTCATTAGTTCCGACTTAAGTATTTTTATAACATTAATACAAAGCATATAGGGCTGTGCATATTTAATTATTGTATGTTATATATTCAACCCATTTAGGCGTATAAACGTCTATGATCAGCTAAAATAGATTGGATATTGCACAATTTGGGCTTGCTGTGGGCGGAAGGCCCAACAACGACGACAATCTGTAGGCCCAATTAAAGATTGGGTGGGATTGGTGGTTTGTGAGTTAAAAGTCGGGGTGGGAGCGACCGACAGACGGTATCGTTGGAATTGAATGTGCATGCTCTGTTTCGGCATCTACGCCCAGTAAATTCATAATGAGGGAGCCAGTGCATGCGTTCTTTTCCTTGGCTTCTCGCACTACTCTCCCTTCCTTCCAATTACCTTCACATCACTGTTCTCGAAAGGGAGAGGATCTTAGAAAGTGGATGTGTAAATCATGGTATGATAATAAATGAAGTGAATGGAGTGTCACATCATCGGTTATCTGTCCATATACCGCAGCGGAGTTAAGTGCATGCAGCTGCCTGTTGCATCACCACTGATATTAATTATGaatagttttatatatatatagatatatatattttgttaaagggggaaaaaaaatcaGATATGGATTTAGTGACATCACCGAGATGCATGTCTAATGCAATTAAATTCAGCAATTGCTTTTAGCTGATGAGTTTGGAGTTGATATGGTCTGGTAGGACTATTTTGTTCTACTCATAATTTAGCAGTATGATCTGTGTAGACCATGCTCACTCATCATCAATTTCGGTTTAAGGCTTGCAATTATGTTGGTCACGAGAGAGACATTTTACGCTGAAAAAAAGGATCGATGGTGATATCTTTTGATGATGATATGCCAAATTTTGTCGTCTCTCATTATAAACAATTTCAATCATgcttaaaaatatcaaaattaagaGTATTTGATAATTTAATAGGAAGGTATTTGATAATGCAATTTAAGTGTATTTGTTGTTGGGCAGGTAGCATAAATTAAGGGGATGCTTGAATGCTTAGATAAGGGAAGGTAGCATAGATTGAAGAGAAGCTTAAAGGCCTACAAGAGTAGGTAGTCCAAATCAAGAGATTGCTCGAAGGTCTTGAGGATAGGTAGCATAGATTGAGGAGCACctaaagatttaatttaaagataTGTGGACCCTAAATTGTGACTATAATCTTGGATTTATTTTGGTTAATTTGTTTAAGTCTATGATTGCTTAGGTGATGTGGTCATTTATAATTATATAATCAATTagataattatttattaatttaatgacATAGGTCAATCGACTAATTAATAAATTACCATTGAGATTTCAACATTCGAATTATGTATGACCAATTGAAGGCGTGACTTGGTGGACAAAAAGTATTTAGTAATTGAATGTTAAAAATCAAAGG contains:
- the LOC122029957 gene encoding AT-hook motif nuclear-localized protein 22-like, with amino-acid sequence MDPITHHLPPPFHTREFQPLHHFQQLEQQQLKMEDDDNGIPRLHRGKKRDLDEEIRDKGANSNYNGGGGESKEVLPTTSAGEGGGEIMRRPRGRPAGSKNKAKPPIVITRDSANALRSHVMEVAGGCDVVESVSEFARRRQRGICVLSGGGSVVNVTLRQPGTAGSTVVNLHGRFEILSMSGSFLPLPAPPAASGLAIYLAGGQGQVVGGTVVGALIASGPVIIMAASFGNAAYERLPLEEEEEALQGQQLGGGLGSPAAMMGQSPPPHQQQLLDGNPSLLHGLPANLLNNVQLPADPYSWATGCGGGGGSDGRPIF